GACCCGCAGGGGTCGGCTACCGGCCATGAGCACGATGGAGGGCACGGGGCCGCGCTCGGCCAAGGCGATGATGACCACCTCCTCCGAGACCTGGTGCAGCTCGGACAGTTCGGGCACCAGTTTAGGGCTCTGGCCTTTTTTGGCCATGGCGGCTTCTACTACCTGACCGGGAAGCAGCATCTCGGCGGCCCCCAGGTTGCACAGGGCCTCGAGCTCTCTTTCCAGCTCCTGGCCTTGGTAGGTTTCGTGCAGGTCGGAGAGTAGGTCGTCGTCCTGTTGAATCAAGACGTGCATTACCTCGTGCGCCAGGGTAAAACGCTGGCGACGGGGGGGCGAGTCTTGGTCAATCAGAATATGATTCTGCCCCGGTACCAGCGCCCCAAACCGGCCCACTGGCAGCTTGCCGTAGGAGAGGCTCGCACCGATGCCCGCGGCCAAACGCTCGGGCGTGAGGGGGGCGTGGGCCTTGCGGTAGTCCTGGGCCAGTTCGATGACCTTGGTTCTGAGGTCTATGGACATCCTCCCGTCAGGCTACTTTATGGCCACAAAAATCGAAACCCGCTGGGTGTTTTCGTACACTTCGTAATCGAAAGTATAGGCCCTTGTCGGGGCGCTGGGCTGCTGGAAATAGGCCCGGATTTGCTGCCAGGCTTGCCTGACCAATTCTGGCCTGGAACCCAGCACGGTAAACATCAAGTACCGGCCCCCTGGCACGTTGAGCCCGCTCAGGCCAGGTGGAACGTCGTCCTGTCCCAGAACCTGGTAGCCCAGCAGCACCGAGAAAGGGCCCTGCTCGCTTTCGTAGCTGTGGTAGACCACAAAGGGCTTTCCCTTTGCCAGGCGCTTTGGTATCTGCAGCTCGAGCTCCCCGCTTTCGATTTTGCTCCAGAGCGGGGGAATCCGGGCGGTCTGGGGGTTTTGCTCCAGGGCCAGGCTGGTGCGAACCTCGTAACCCGCCACAAAAAAGCCGGATTCGGAGGTGCGAATGGGTTTGTCCATGGCATCATCTTATGAAGCTTTGGCCCTGAACACCCAGGGTGGTGCGTTGTCTATCCGGGACCGCAAGATCAGGTTGAGCTGTGCGGTGTGGTGCTGGACGTGGCGCATGTTGTAGAGCAGCAACTCGGCAAAGCTCATCTCGCCCCAGCCGAACTTGCAGACCCGGCGGGCACCCTGGTCGGTCAGGGATTCGATGGTGCTATTGCACTTCTGGCGGCAGTGGTGGAGGTATGCCAGCATCTCGGCCTTGCTGTAGATGCGGTCGGGCAGCACCCCGGCAGGGTCGAACTCTGAGAGACCGTACGGCTCTTTGGGCATGAAACCTTCCTTCGACCCGTGTAGGTAAAACTCGAGCCAGAAGAGGGTGTGATAGGTCATATACCAGGGTTCGTGCCAGGCCTCGGATAGCTTGGCGGGGTCGCCCCATAGTTCATCCGGATACATCTGCACGGCCTGCTCGAGCGCGTCAATGCTCGCGCCAAACTGCGACCAGATAATATTCTTGGTGAACGCATCCATAAACCACTCCATAAACAAAAAAAGCCGACAGCACCTTTTTTTGCCATCGGCTTTCGGCTCAGAGCTTTCGGCTAGCCTTCCAGCACCCGCTTGAGATGCAGGAAAATTTCGTACCAGTCGCGCTTGGACTCCGGACGCTTGCCCCGCAGCTCGATGCGGGCCAGGGTGCGCTGCCACTCGGGTGTAATTTCTGCCCCGAGCTGTGGGTCGGCGATGAGTTCGGCCAGTCCCTTCGGCAACGAGGCTTCGGTGCGCTCACCGTAGAAGTCTACCGGGGCCAGCAGGTCGTTGACCGAGACGTTGTAGGAGTTGGCCAGGGTTTGCAGGGTGTCGAGGGAAGGGTTGGTACGGCCCCGCTCGAGGTCGGACAGGTAGGGCACGGAAAGCCCACTTTTCAGGGATAAATCTTTCAGGCGCCAGCCCTGTTGGGTGCGCAGTTCGCGTAGACGTTCGGCTAGTGTCATGTTTCTGACGGTAGCATAAAAGTTTTATACGGTCAAGACGTAATGTCCCCCTAAAGGTATTGCGTTATGCAGATAGATTATGCTAGTATCATAACGGGAGGCGAACGTATGAATATCAGCGAAATTGTTTGGAAGTCCGTGGGGCGTGGTGCGGTACACCCCAGCGAAGTGCTTAATGTCCTTATTGAACTGGACAACCGCAAGGGCCAGATTGGTTTGTGGGCCCTGGAAAACGAGCTGCGCGCCAAGATTCCCCTGCTTCGCCCCACGGCTCAGCCCCTGGCTAAAGCCTGGCTCGAGGCCACCATCCAATACCGCATGACCTACTACCCCGAGGGCCGCCTGTCCCGACTGTTTAATCGCTTTAGCCAGCCCGAACGAGAATCCTTTCCTCTTGCAAGCTAGCGGGCAACTTTTGCAGGAAGCAGAATCTGCTGAGCCCGTGGGGTGATCATGTTTTTTACCTTTTTGTGGGAAGTAGAAGCCAGGCATCGGCACCAAAGCTTACTCGAGGAAACCGTGGGGATTGGCCCTGCCGTTCCAAAAGTTGTACAGGAGGCCCGCATGATGCAACTCGCCCAGCAAGCCCAGGTTTCGGTGGTGGAGAATATCTGTCGTGTATCTGCTTATGTGTTCGT
This is a stretch of genomic DNA from Meiothermus cerbereus DSM 11376. It encodes these proteins:
- a CDS encoding DinB family protein; the encoded protein is MDAFTKNIIWSQFGASIDALEQAVQMYPDELWGDPAKLSEAWHEPWYMTYHTLFWLEFYLHGSKEGFMPKEPYGLSEFDPAGVLPDRIYSKAEMLAYLHHCRQKCNSTIESLTDQGARRVCKFGWGEMSFAELLLYNMRHVQHHTAQLNLILRSRIDNAPPWVFRAKAS
- a CDS encoding helix-turn-helix domain-containing protein encodes the protein MTLAERLRELRTQQGWRLKDLSLKSGLSVPYLSDLERGRTNPSLDTLQTLANSYNVSVNDLLAPVDFYGERTEASLPKGLAELIADPQLGAEITPEWQRTLARIELRGKRPESKRDWYEIFLHLKRVLEG
- a CDS encoding ImmA/IrrE family metallo-endopeptidase, which produces MSIDLRTKVIELAQDYRKAHAPLTPERLAAGIGASLSYGKLPVGRFGALVPGQNHILIDQDSPPRRQRFTLAHEVMHVLIQQDDDLLSDLHETYQGQELERELEALCNLGAAEMLLPGQVVEAAMAKKGQSPKLVPELSELHQVSEEVVIIALAERGPVPSIVLMAGSRPLRVYFSAKHPRIFDRVSRGTGFRRDDPLVVAFETGLPQKSKTALPNHRVLYGLEAYPKGGRVYAVYKELQN
- a CDS encoding GyrI-like domain-containing protein translates to MDKPIRTSESGFFVAGYEVRTSLALEQNPQTARIPPLWSKIESGELELQIPKRLAKGKPFVVYHSYESEQGPFSVLLGYQVLGQDDVPPGLSGLNVPGGRYLMFTVLGSRPELVRQAWQQIRAYFQQPSAPTRAYTFDYEVYENTQRVSIFVAIK